The Solanum lycopersicum chromosome 8, SLM_r2.1 DNA segment AGAATAGAGGATGAAGGTTTTTTTAAATACATCTCTAAAATTAGTGATAAAAAGTCCTCTGTTTACAAAAGTACTTGTGCCAGTCGGGTAGATTAGTGGTCATATCGTTGGACTTGGAGCTTTGGCCCTCTTTGCCTCTGTGCCGAGGGCTTTATTCCACTAGTGATAGTTTTGTCTGAAGTGGAATCTCTGTCCTACTTAACAAATTGCGGAGGAAgaagaaataaacaaatatttttgtcttttcaatTCTTGATGTTAGTAAAGGGTAAAATTCCAATCTAGAGTGGTAAAATGAAGTTACAGAGAGGAATCCTCAAGGGAGttatttcattgttaattttCAGTCATTTACTTGTTTCATCGTTGACCGATTTCAAAGACTTGAAGTCTCCTACAGTCTTATTATATGGAGTGTATATGCTGCATGTCACTTGCTAGAAAGATATTGCAACTTGATTAAGGTCACAGATATCCTCGTTGGTACATTAATAACCTTCACTATTTGGAATTGTATCGACTACATTGTTTTAAATCTCATTGATGATTCACAACGTCGTGGTTAAGGAAACTGCTGGCTGCATTTAGTAACTAAGTTCAACTTTATAGGTGGAGACGTGGGATCTGCCGAAACTAACCAGTGCATCTATTCCTTGAACCCGAGGTTGAAGCATTTCTCTGATTGGCTACTGGACATTATTGCCACGGGAGATTTAGATGCATTTTTCCCTGCAGCAACACGTGAATATGCTCCTCTGGTTGAAGAGGTATGGAAGGATCCTGCTATACAGGAAACATACAAGAGAAGAAAAGAGCTTCATTTCCTTCCAGATGTAGCAGATTACTTCTTGAGCAAGGTACTTTTGGAGCATAAGAGTAGTCTTATTTGTTTTCCCCAATGTTCTGTTCCCTCTTTTCGTAAATACTTGGATTTGCTGCACTTGAGCCGGGGCTCTTTCgaaacagcctctctacctctCCGAGGTAAGGGTGAGGTCTGCTACACTCGACCTTTCCCAGACCCTATTTGTGGGCACTGGGTATGCTGTTGTTGAGGAGTAGTcttattgaattaaattgtCAGAAGTCTCTCGAGAAATGTAGGTACATAACTCATTTTTGCTCTATCTTAATTGTATATGGGTAATGAGTTGTTTTGGTTATCTAGTTGCTCTGAGCTGTTGACCTTATGTCATCTATATGCATTTGGCTCTGCTCTCCTGGTAACATTCTCCCTAAAGATCTGTAGTGTTCTCATGGTTCAGCTATACActgttatttcttttgattgAGTAATATAGAATCTAAATCCTTTCCTGCTGACAAGTTAATACAGGTGGATGTAAGACACATTTTACTTTTCTGGAGTATACCTACTTTTAAATAGATTCTTAATTTGATTAATGCCAACCACTACAGAAGTTGGATAAAGGATGCTAAATTTGTTTTTTCCCGTCTTGTAGGCTGTTGAGGTATCAAGCAATGAGTATGAACCTTCAGAGCGAGATATACTGTATGCTGAAGGAGTTACCCAAGGCAATGGGTTGGCTTTTATGGAGTTCTCCTTGGATGATCGTAGTCCAATGTCTGAAACCTATGGAGACAATCTGGATGCTCCAGCACCACCTCTGACTAGGTAACCATTCTCCTCCTAGTAGGTCAATTACATTTTATGGCGTTAACCATTAAGTGATAATTATCTTTTTAGTTTTAGATGTTGAAAATTCTCTTGATGTACTCTAGCTTGATGGTTATTCGACATAGACTCATCGTATTTCCTGATAGGTACCAACTAATTAGAATAAATGCCAACGGAATGAATGAAGGATGCAAATGGGTAGAGATGTTTGAAGATGTTCGTGTTGTAGTATTTTGTGCAGCCCTGAGTGACTATGATCAGATGTGGCTTACTCAGGAGGACTGTGGTAGCGGTACACTACTTCAGAACAAGATGATGCATATCAAAGAACTCTTTGAAACAATGGTAAGACATCCCTGTTTCAAAGAAACCCCATTCGTTTTAATCTTGAACAAGTATGATCTATTCGAGGAGAAGATCATCGGTGTACCATTGGACTCTTGCGAGTGGTTCAGTGATTTCAGTCCAGTATGGACTCACCATAATAACCTATCACTGGCAAACCAAGCATACTATTATATCGCAATGAAGTTTAAAGACCTTTATACTTCTATCACTGGTAAAAAACTATTTGTATGGCAAGCTCGGGCAAGAGACCGAGTTACAGTTGATGAGGCGTTTAAGTATATAAGAGAAGTCGTGAAGTGGAACGAGGAGAAGGAAGATACCTATTATGGTGGAGCAGAGGACTCATTTTACAGTACAACTGATGTTAGCTCTTCACAATTTATCCAACAAGGAATGAATTAGCTTTTACACATATCAAAAATGATGTCAAATAAGTTTCAAATTTCTAGCTGTTTCAGTGTACATTAATAGTGTGAGTTTCTTATTGGCATTGTAAGTTTTAGGGTATCCAATACTTGTATCATCCTTTGTTGTAACTTGTAAGTGGCTTTTAGTAACAATAGAAGCTTAGTGATTAATTCCTTTGcataaattttttctatttatagcCTCAGAAATGTTTTCTTAAGATGAGTCGTTTGGTACGTGAGATGAGATAAGATCGTGAGTATTATCCTTATCCCTCGTATCAAATGATCTTCTATAATTTTAGCCAGTCAAAAAATCGACGAATTGAGACGGTTCAAAGAACCAACTTGGAATAAATCTTTCCACATGCCACAAAAAATGTTACAGTAATAAATTTGAATATCATGAATCATAATGCATAACATTCATTGTTTTAAATACAAAGAACTTGATAAACATATGAAGATGAAGAGTTACATATAATATCAActgaattttaaattcaaagaaCTTAAAAATTAAGAGCATTGAATTTGTAATTGTTTTGAGTAATATATATTGAGACGTAATAGATGTTCGTTGAAGCCAagtattttattcatttcatgGAAAGACAGAAGAAAGTCATGATGGCGGCCGAAGGAGGAGACAGGCTGAGTAATCTGCCGGAGTCGATTCTCCTCTACATCCTCTCATTGTTACCAAATAGTAAACAAGTAGTTCAAACCAGTGTATTATCATCGCAATGGCGATTTCTTTGGAAATCAGTTCCAGTATCAATTGAGTTTGATTTTTCAGATGATCCTAAAGCTTACAGAGAGAAGCATATTCTCGCTTACGTAGCTTCTGTTAACAGAGAGCTTCATTATTGGAGATTTTGCGagaaaattaaatcatttagtgTTTTTATTCATAGTTACGTTAATATTgatcgtgatattgatttttgggTGTACTTTGCTACTAATATTGGTAAGGTTGAAGAGTTTTGGTTGAAGTTTTATGTTATTACTTATCCAGATTTGGCCTATAAGTTTCCTGAATTCGGGTATACGAATACTGTTTTGAGGAAATTGGCGTTAGGATATTGCCAGGTGAAACCTTATGGTAATGTGAATTGGAGTAATTTGATTTCTCTTTCGATTGGGGATATCGATATAACAGAGGATGTAATGGAAAAAGTATTGTTAGGTTCTCCTAATTTGGAGTGCTTGGAATTAGATAATGTTGTTAGTATTCGTCGTCTGGAAATCAGCTCTGTGAATCTGAGAAAAATGATTCTAAAACATGACAGTGATGACTGTCATTGCCTTGAAATTCATGCCCCGTATATTCGACATTTAGAACTTTGGGGATTATGCTGCAAGGAGAAACACTTTCAGCTGAGAGATGTGGGTTCGCTTGTTACTGCAGTGCTTTCTATAAATGTGTATATTCCTAAAAAAGCAGAGAAGGAATGCAAATATCTGCGGGAACTTCTTCACCACGTTGCCCATGTCGAAAATCTTGAATTGAGTCCCTGTTGCATCGAGGTTTATTCTTACTCTTACtctgattttgttatttatttcatcaGTATTCGTTTACTATGTATGTTGCATTTCATTGTTTTGACGTATCTGTTTGGTTTGTAAGTGCCTGTCTATACTGGAGTTGAAAGGGTTGCCTATTCCACCATCAAACTGgaaattcttaaaacttaacGCAGCCTTAGAAAAGTTGGACTACCCTGGAATTTGCAACTTTCTATCGAGTTCATCAAATCTTGAGACGTTGATCATTGACTGGTTTAATCGCAAACCAAGAGTAAGTTTTTTATAGTCTATATATTTCTGATTTCAACTCCTTTGATTTCTACCTGGTTAATATGTTGGCGCAGAAACTGCTGTCAAAGTGCACAAATGAGGATGAACGATGGAGGAAACTATGGACGCGTTATTTTAACTGCTCATTGCCACATCTAAAGACCATCAAGTTCATTAACTGTTGTGAAAAACCAATGGAAAATAATGTTGTTCAACCATTGGTGAAATGGTTGCAGAAGAATGCAACAGCACTAAAAGAGTTTGTCATTTCTAGTAGGAGAAACAGAGGGAAGTAATGTATCTCGGAATCATGTTGATCAGGAGATGCTAAGCTTTTCAAGATCATCCCCACGCGCGTTTCCTTGCTGATAAATCTTACACCACTCTCTTTTGTAGTGATCGCGACATACATAACAACCTTTTACTTTCGTATTTATAGTTGATTGAAAGATTTGGATTCTACTAATTAATCAGTATCCAAGTAGTTGTTTCATGTCTAAAAGaacaatgtatttatttttttcatgtaatAAAAAGCTTGCTCTAAGTGATTTTGCAGAAAGATAGCTTTTCATGCCTACCTAATTATCTCTATCAACTTCattcaattgaaatatatttgaaggTTTTTTTGATTCttatttaatacataaatatatatgacTCTGGACTAACCATTATGTCTTTGTACATGAataaacacttaaatttgtataaattaaacAAGGTCGAACTCATAAATAGATACCTAAACTTGTTGGGGTACCTGAACTAcgtcattttcctattgaatcattgaaccacccatgatgttggttgattttgatcgggttttctattgtaaatgcctTTAATTATGTTCGaattgtaatgattttgattgaaggaatgaagacaaaccgtgttagtctcatttgttttctaatgtgtttaaatgacttaagtaaaacacaattattttcaaacattttcactatcaattaaattaatgaGTTCTGGAACAACATATATATCCTCTATCAATATCCCTCACAAATCTGGTTCCACATCAGTCAACAGTGTTTGTTTAAactgaaaaaaattatggatagttcaatgattcaagggaaaagagtctgatatacccctcaattttgtcatttggagctgatatatcccttgttatgaaagtggctcatatatacccatatttataaacaaatgactcacatatacccttttcctaatggaaagtgaaaataataatatttttaatctaatttttattatttttttctaaaaaatataatcccatatgagtagaattaatcctcgtcaaacatatttttttttattttttttattttaataaataatttagaattattatttttgatgatcaaatttattaaagtttcactaatattctcgtaaaatttattgtagatgaccaattttttcttcgaatacaaaaattaaattacaatatagacataaaaaaaagttttaaatatttattctttacactaaggaatgaaagaaaaaagaataagaataagaaactcaaataattataataaaataagtcaaaaaaataatttatgtatgaaaaaattgaaatataccttgaactttgataaaagaatcatatatacccctaaataatttatttttaaaaaagataaaagtaaaaaatataaatttaaaactaattttttcacttccgttaaatgaagggtatatgtgagctcattttgtaacggcaggtgTGTATGTGAACCATTTGTATAACGGTAAAgatatatatgagccactttcataacgaggggtatatcagctccaaatgagaaagttgaggggtatatcagacatAATTGAGGAAAATAACATAGTTGAGGTACCTGGGAAAAACATACAACAAGTTTAGGAatctgtttatgtatttgaccATCAAACGACACACAAAATTTACGTGACATAATACaccaaaaatatcatataagacataaaattgacatataaaatattaggtAAGACAGGATGCTTAtattaaatagtaaaattttaGTGTGGAAGaggttatttttaaaataatatactatAATGTAAACAGCCCATTACTCAATTTCAATTTTGCGGTGATCAAATAGACATTACCAAAGCTGCATCGGCAAATCATGGCGGCGGCCAGAGAAGGAGACCGGCTGAGTAATCTACCGGAGTCGATTCGAATTCACATCCTCTCTAAGCTACCAAGTAAACAAGTTGTTCAAACCAGCGTATTATCATCGCAATGGGTATCTCACTGGAAATCCGTTCCAGCATCACTCAAATTCGAATCAACAGACGATGAAGATGTTTCCGGTTTTGTACGTTCTGTTTATAGAGAGCTTTTTTATTGGGAGTCTTGCGacaaaattaaatcatttagtATTTGTCCTTCTACATAC contains these protein-coding regions:
- the LOC101244209 gene encoding F-box/LRR-repeat protein 25-like, yielding MMAAEGGDRLSNLPESILLYILSLLPNSKQVVQTSVLSSQWRFLWKSVPVSIEFDFSDDPKAYREKHILAYVASVNRELHYWRFCEKIKSFSVFIHSYVNIDRDIDFWVYFATNIGKVEEFWLKFYVITYPDLAYKFPEFGYTNTVLRKLALGYCQVKPYGNVNWSNLISLSIGDIDITEDVMEKVLLGSPNLECLELDNVVSIRRLEISSVNLRKMILKHDSDDCHCLEIHAPYIRHLELWGLCCKEKHFQLRDVGSLVTAVLSINVYIPKKAEKECKYLRELLHHVAHVENLELSPCCIECLSILELKGLPIPPSNWKFLKLNAALEKLDYPGICNFLSSSSNLETLIIDWFNRKPRKLLSKCTNEDERWRKLWTRYFNCSLPHLKTIKFINCCEKPMENNVVQPLVKWLQKNATALKEFVISSRRNRGK